In a single window of the Phycisphaerae bacterium genome:
- the cobA gene encoding uroporphyrinogen-III C-methyltransferase, with translation MGKVILVGAGPGDPDLITVRGRRWLERADVIVADRLVSSQLLDRLPAEKLVDVGKGPTAGGKAQAQINRLLIELAGRHETVVRLKGGDPLIFGRGGEELEALVEAGIAFEIVPGITAAQAVCYAGIPLTHRDLTSTVALATGRESPDKEVSRLDHAAMAKMGTLAFYMSVGTLAGQLRQLVEGGLFAETPAAVVENASTGLQRTIIATVARLAEEAERHRIQPPALVVIGEVTELRTRFEWFEHKPLAGQVVALTQPAERIERTERLITDLGGYAVSIPSIRTEPVTDTKALDEALGRIGEYDWLVITSQVGARVFFERFLPIQRDIRKLADVKIAVIGSATAEEFRRWGIEPDAMPGQFTSDRLAETLIGRGMAGRRILMIRSEIAPDDLEKRLQEAGANVHNIVGYRTVTPERIEPSALARIERLERFDWVLFSSASTVDGFFKLIQQHGLDGKLTSARYACIGPVTAERLRQSGREPSVVSTEHTLEGLVEAVRQQHRPRADKTGGS, from the coding sequence ATGGGCAAGGTCATACTGGTTGGGGCGGGACCGGGCGATCCGGATCTGATCACGGTCCGCGGACGGCGGTGGCTGGAGCGGGCGGATGTGATTGTGGCCGATCGCCTGGTCAGTTCGCAGTTGCTCGACCGGCTGCCGGCGGAGAAGCTGGTCGACGTGGGCAAGGGGCCGACCGCCGGCGGCAAGGCCCAGGCTCAGATCAACCGCCTGCTGATCGAGCTGGCCGGGCGACACGAGACGGTGGTGCGGCTTAAGGGGGGCGATCCGCTGATCTTCGGGCGGGGCGGCGAGGAGCTTGAGGCCCTGGTCGAGGCGGGAATTGCATTCGAGATCGTGCCGGGCATCACCGCAGCCCAAGCCGTCTGTTACGCGGGTATCCCGCTGACGCACCGGGACCTGACGAGCACGGTGGCCCTGGCCACGGGGCGCGAGTCGCCGGACAAGGAGGTCTCGCGGCTGGATCACGCGGCCATGGCCAAGATGGGCACGCTGGCGTTCTACATGTCCGTCGGCACGCTGGCTGGGCAACTGCGGCAGTTGGTGGAGGGGGGTCTGTTTGCGGAGACGCCGGCGGCGGTGGTCGAGAACGCCTCGACGGGTCTGCAGCGGACAATAATTGCGACGGTGGCCAGGTTGGCTGAGGAGGCTGAGCGTCATCGCATCCAGCCGCCGGCGCTGGTGGTAATCGGCGAGGTGACGGAACTGCGAACGCGGTTTGAATGGTTCGAACACAAGCCGCTGGCGGGACAGGTGGTGGCGTTGACCCAGCCGGCGGAGCGGATCGAGCGGACCGAACGGCTGATCACCGATCTGGGCGGGTACGCGGTGTCGATCCCGTCGATCCGGACTGAGCCCGTGACGGACACCAAGGCATTGGACGAGGCGCTTGGCCGGATCGGCGAGTACGACTGGCTGGTGATCACCAGCCAGGTCGGAGCTCGCGTGTTTTTTGAACGGTTTCTGCCAATCCAGAGGGACATTCGCAAGCTGGCGGACGTAAAGATCGCGGTGATCGGATCGGCCACCGCGGAGGAGTTTCGCCGATGGGGCATCGAGCCGGACGCCATGCCCGGGCAATTTACCAGCGATAGGCTTGCCGAGACGTTGATCGGTCGAGGGATGGCGGGCCGGCGCATTTTGATGATTCGGTCGGAGATTGCGCCGGACGACCTGGAAAAACGGCTGCAAGAGGCCGGGGCGAACGTCCATAACATCGTGGGCTATCGAACGGTGACGCCGGAGCGGATCGAGCCTTCGGCCCTGGCCCGTATCGAGCGGCTCGAACGATTCGACTGGGTGCTGTTCTCGAGCGCCTCGACAGTGGATGGTTTTTTCAAGCTCATCCAACAGCACGGTCTGGACGGAAAACTGACCTCAGCCAGATACGCCTGCATCGGTCCGGTGACGGCTGAGCGGCTGCGGCAGTCGGGGCGCGAGCCGTCGGTTGTCTCCACCGAGCACACGCTCGAAGGCCTGGTCGAGGCCGTGCGGCAGCAACATAGACCCCGAGCCGACAAGACAGGAGGTTCGTGA